In one window of Culturomica massiliensis DNA:
- a CDS encoding serine hydrolase domain-containing protein translates to MQRLKTYVILIIIIITGISFTACTFCRGLLYGGPGITDHKHFTQAIIHKGDCPFHFATGDDPICKKLKFKVSHKGKLIAYAPLDTLLSYTPTVAFVIIRNDSILFEQYAHGYDRDKISTIFSVSKTLTCLLAEIAIDEGIISSIDDPVVKYVPELSECDPTWNQVTIRHLMDMRAGIKFDENYASRSPFGKMARMYYGSNSLGQIKKMKFESQPGTTSNYQSISTNVLGLVIERATDKPLAKYMEEKVWQPLGMEYNASLSLDSKKHRFPKAFGGFSATAIDLAKIGRLYLNNGNWNGQKIIDSTWINQSSSPYIENYGYQLSWRTIRNTVLDTTKKAFFTDSLAVVARIRKLGGNPSEHTIVKLDKGRGAKKTTWVGFNYNSGAYYALGILDQVIYINPAKRIVMIRTGKKDKIYDYPYLMHRLTDYL, encoded by the coding sequence ATGCAAAGATTAAAAACATACGTTATCCTAATCATCATAATTATTACAGGGATTTCGTTTACAGCCTGTACATTTTGCCGAGGGCTTCTATACGGAGGTCCCGGTATTACAGACCATAAACATTTCACTCAGGCTATCATACACAAGGGGGACTGCCCGTTTCATTTTGCCACAGGAGATGATCCTATATGCAAAAAGTTGAAATTCAAGGTATCTCACAAAGGAAAGTTGATCGCCTATGCACCGCTGGACACATTATTATCCTATACTCCGACAGTAGCTTTTGTAATTATTCGCAATGATTCCATTCTGTTTGAACAATATGCCCACGGATATGACCGTGACAAGATTTCAACTATCTTTTCTGTTTCCAAAACACTCACCTGTTTACTCGCAGAAATAGCTATTGATGAAGGAATAATATCTTCTATTGATGATCCTGTGGTAAAATATGTTCCGGAGTTAAGCGAATGTGATCCCACGTGGAATCAGGTTACGATACGTCACCTCATGGATATGCGCGCAGGAATAAAATTCGACGAAAACTACGCAAGCAGATCCCCTTTCGGTAAGATGGCACGAATGTACTATGGAAGTAACAGTCTGGGACAAATAAAAAAAATGAAATTTGAATCCCAACCCGGTACCACATCCAATTACCAAAGTATTTCAACGAATGTGCTGGGACTTGTCATTGAACGTGCAACCGATAAACCGCTGGCAAAATATATGGAAGAAAAAGTATGGCAACCGTTAGGAATGGAATACAATGCTTCGTTGAGTCTTGACAGTAAAAAACATCGTTTCCCGAAAGCGTTCGGCGGTTTTTCCGCAACAGCCATAGACCTTGCCAAAATAGGCCGCCTATACCTGAATAACGGGAACTGGAACGGTCAGAAAATCATAGATTCTACCTGGATCAACCAATCCTCCAGCCCTTATATTGAAAATTACGGTTATCAGCTCAGTTGGCGTACGATTCGGAACACAGTACTCGATACAACAAAGAAGGCTTTCTTTACAGATTCGCTGGCCGTCGTCGCAAGAATCAGAAAACTCGGAGGCAATCCGTCAGAACATACAATTGTAAAATTGGATAAAGGGCGAGGTGCAAAGAAAACGACATGGGTCGGATTTAATTATAATTCGGGAGCCTATTATGCACTGGGTATTCTGGACCAGGTAATATATATAAATCCGGCAAAGCGGATAGTTATGATCCGGACCGGCAAAAAGGACAAAATATATGATTACCCCTACCTCATGCACCGCTTAACAGATTATTTATAA
- a CDS encoding S41 family peptidase: MKLCFLYFVLWSCTVLAVQPVKLTKVQMLEDFEFLQKTINDYAVFIPLVEKRMGISVRDHLKALQQEITSETTPEEFAVLVRHGLNILYDGHSNFCGKDALKWNVTSTYNYLKEVSNAELGDTLYADYYASVVADRIYQKNKSNIFFKYADGKYYVTSPFTVNGISIKSGEEVTAVNGTPIDTFVNNLFPKLYYTGWDPIHKKLYSDMLLTSLPPAGYETCIFTIGDKKTPIDTRTQIPGVEKIKYGLPRTPLVTLLENDILYIRMPMMMSYGWYVNQIKEIYHPKIKKVIFDIRLNGGGDDNVWKKILSHLLKTPFQYTYRVEMNHRENLKNAIANFGEIEIQGNKMTVSRDRTILPDSNSVGFDGHIYILQGRYTYSAASAFISAAKQNKKKFTIIGEPGAMISGYTFPGIVFVLPHSKIVYKIAFSTDVTGGTTDPYMDQPDILITENIDDYLDRFFTHNPQEISYLQERDKCIKYVKGLQ; the protein is encoded by the coding sequence ATGAAACTTTGCTTCTTATATTTCGTCTTATGGAGTTGCACTGTACTGGCCGTGCAACCGGTAAAGCTAACAAAAGTACAGATGCTGGAAGATTTTGAATTCCTGCAAAAAACAATAAATGATTATGCTGTATTTATTCCGCTTGTAGAAAAACGCATGGGAATCTCGGTCCGTGATCATTTAAAAGCCCTGCAACAGGAAATAACTTCCGAAACGACCCCGGAAGAATTTGCCGTTTTAGTGAGACACGGACTAAATATTTTATATGACGGACATTCCAATTTTTGCGGAAAAGACGCTCTCAAATGGAATGTTACATCGACATATAATTATTTAAAAGAGGTAAGTAATGCAGAATTAGGCGATACCCTGTATGCCGACTACTATGCCTCTGTCGTTGCTGACCGTATCTACCAAAAAAACAAGAGCAATATCTTTTTTAAATATGCTGACGGGAAATATTATGTCACAAGTCCTTTTACCGTAAACGGTATATCTATAAAATCCGGTGAAGAAGTCACAGCAGTAAATGGGACTCCTATCGATACTTTTGTAAACAACCTGTTTCCCAAACTGTATTATACAGGTTGGGATCCCATTCATAAAAAGCTATACAGCGATATGCTGCTAACCTCTTTGCCTCCGGCCGGATATGAAACCTGTATTTTTACCATCGGCGATAAAAAAACACCTATTGACACACGGACACAAATCCCCGGAGTAGAAAAAATAAAATACGGTTTACCCCGAACACCTTTGGTTACCCTTCTGGAAAATGATATACTGTATATCCGGATGCCCATGATGATGAGTTACGGGTGGTATGTGAACCAAATTAAGGAAATATATCATCCGAAAATCAAAAAGGTAATTTTCGATATACGGCTAAACGGCGGTGGGGATGACAATGTGTGGAAAAAAATTTTAAGCCATTTACTGAAAACTCCTTTTCAATATACCTACCGGGTGGAGATGAACCATCGTGAAAATCTGAAAAATGCAATTGCAAACTTCGGAGAAATTGAAATACAAGGTAATAAGATGACTGTAAGCCGCGACAGGACCATTCTCCCCGACAGTAACAGCGTCGGGTTTGACGGACACATTTATATCTTACAGGGCCGCTATACCTATTCAGCCGCATCAGCTTTTATTTCAGCCGCAAAACAAAACAAGAAAAAATTTACAATTATCGGGGAACCCGGTGCCATGATCTCGGGATACACCTTCCCGGGGATTGTTTTTGTCCTGCCACATTCAAAAATTGTTTATAAAATAGCCTTTTCAACGGATGTAACAGGAGGAACAACCGATCCTTATATGGATCAGCCGGACATTCTCATTACTGAAAACATCGACGATTACCTGGACCGCTTTTTCACTCATAACCCACAGGAAATAAGTTATCTTCAGGAACGGGATAAATGCATAAAGTACGTGAAAGGATTACAATAA
- a CDS encoding helix-turn-helix domain-containing protein yields the protein MEIIAIEKRTLETVERAFERFIVRMDELCTGHKKQLSKWLDNEDVCRLLNISKRTLQTYRDNGTLPYSQINHKMFYKTSDIEALLGHPIDKAA from the coding sequence ATGGAAATTATTGCTATTGAAAAGAGAACACTTGAAACCGTTGAAAGAGCCTTTGAGCGTTTTATTGTCCGTATGGATGAACTATGCACAGGGCATAAAAAACAGTTATCTAAATGGCTGGATAACGAAGACGTGTGCCGGCTTCTGAATATCAGTAAGCGTACCCTGCAAACTTACCGTGATAACGGTACATTGCCCTATTCACAAATCAATCACAAGATGTTTTACAAGACTTCGGATATTGAAGCATTGTTAGGGCATCCTATAGATAAAGCAGCATAA
- the nhaA gene encoding Na+/H+ antiporter NhaA: MNKDLFKSPIRRFIETKINGGAILLFVALIAMIIANSPFREHYNSLFAQEVVLQFGNFSLFHSHGNNMSFLALINDALMAVFFFSVGLEIKREVLVGELSSPRKAMLPVVAACGGMIIPVLLFLLFSPAGAAAKGAAIPMATDIAFSLGVLSLLGKKVPLSLKIFLTAFAVVDDIGGIIVIGVFYSSQLVPEYLLWSLLFIAVLYIGGRWGISSKLFYIFFGIIVWYLFLNSGIHPTIAGVIVAFTVPARPKLDLSHYTADIRRSLESLPGQDMHHNRILTNSELSILKHIEAASDKAISPLQSLDDNLHPLVNYIVMPLFAFANASISFEGFSLASVEGVTLTVFFALVFGKLIGIFTFTWLAIKTGLLSMPERMNNKILFGVSLLGGIGFTVSLFIANLSYSGIPDIGNNLLNQAKLGIISGSVFAGICGFFVLNRILKPEKY; encoded by the coding sequence ATGAATAAAGATCTCTTCAAATCTCCGATACGGCGTTTCATTGAAACCAAGATCAACGGTGGAGCCATTTTACTCTTTGTAGCCCTCATTGCCATGATCATTGCCAATTCACCTTTTAGAGAACATTATAATTCTTTATTCGCCCAGGAAGTCGTACTCCAATTCGGTAATTTCAGTCTTTTCCATAGCCACGGCAACAACATGAGCTTTCTGGCCTTAATCAACGATGCCTTAATGGCCGTCTTTTTCTTTTCTGTAGGTTTGGAAATCAAACGGGAAGTTCTGGTCGGCGAGCTCTCTTCTCCCCGGAAAGCCATGCTTCCGGTTGTAGCAGCTTGCGGTGGAATGATTATCCCGGTACTTCTGTTCTTACTGTTTAGCCCTGCCGGAGCCGCAGCCAAAGGAGCTGCAATCCCAATGGCGACAGACATCGCATTTTCCCTGGGCGTCCTTTCCTTATTGGGGAAAAAAGTACCGTTGAGTTTAAAAATATTCCTGACAGCTTTTGCCGTAGTAGACGACATCGGCGGTATCATCGTTATCGGAGTATTTTACAGCAGCCAATTGGTACCCGAATACCTGCTGTGGTCCCTGCTCTTTATCGCCGTTCTTTATATCGGAGGACGCTGGGGCATCTCCAGCAAATTATTCTATATCTTCTTCGGTATCATCGTATGGTATCTTTTCCTGAATTCCGGAATACACCCCACCATTGCGGGAGTTATCGTAGCTTTTACCGTCCCGGCACGTCCCAAACTCGACCTGTCGCACTACACGGCCGACATCCGCAGAAGCCTCGAAAGTCTGCCGGGGCAGGACATGCACCATAACCGTATTCTGACCAATTCCGAACTCTCTATACTCAAACACATCGAAGCGGCTTCCGACAAAGCCATCAGCCCCCTGCAATCCCTCGACGACAACCTGCACCCGCTGGTCAATTACATTGTCATGCCTCTTTTTGCCTTTGCCAATGCCAGCATCTCTTTCGAAGGTTTCAGCCTCGCATCTGTCGAAGGAGTAACCCTAACCGTATTCTTTGCACTGGTATTCGGAAAACTGATCGGTATATTCACCTTCACCTGGCTGGCCATCAAAACCGGTCTACTCAGTATGCCTGAACGCATGAACAACAAAATCCTTTTCGGTGTATCCCTGCTCGGAGGCATCGGATTCACCGTATCCCTGTTCATCGCCAACCTGTCATACTCCGGAATCCCGGACATCGGTAACAACCTCCTGAACCAAGCCAAATTAGGCATCATTTCCGGTTCGGTATTTGCCGGTATCTGCGGCTTCTTCGTCCTCAACCGAATACTGAAACCCGAAAAATATTAA
- a CDS encoding helix-turn-helix domain-containing protein gives MEMITKDNLKVIAFLKTLDRIVDKVEQITVNCRPALNGEKYLTDREVSKRLRISRRALQDYRNQGKIPYLYLGGKVLYRESDLEKVLEKAYYKVR, from the coding sequence ATGGAAATGATTACAAAAGACAATCTGAAAGTTATTGCTTTCCTGAAAACCTTAGACCGGATAGTTGATAAGGTGGAGCAGATAACAGTTAATTGCCGTCCGGCATTGAATGGGGAAAAATATTTGACTGACCGGGAAGTTTCAAAACGGTTAAGGATTAGCCGGAGGGCTTTACAGGATTACCGGAATCAAGGGAAAATACCTTATCTGTACCTTGGTGGAAAAGTTTTATATAGAGAATCTGACCTTGAAAAAGTATTGGAAAAAGCCTATTATAAAGTAAGATAA
- a CDS encoding GDP-mannose 4,6-dehydratase, whose protein sequence is MYIFITGTAGFIGSFLTEALTSRGHRVYGIDSINDYYDINLKKARLEKCGISQPQYGREIRSVTLPGYIFRQMDLCDKTQLNEILANNHFDCMINLAAQAGVRYSLKNPEAYIQSNICGFLNLLEGCRNHNCPRLIYASSSSVYGNSQNVPFNEAEQVDHPVSIYAATKKSNELMAYTYSHLYKIHTIGLRFFTVYGPYGRPDMAPILFAGSIAANRPIRIFNNGKLARDFTYIDDIIEGIVKITEHPEQASEDTAGIPAVIYNIGHGSSMQLMDFIHILERNLGKEAQKEYVGMQPGDVYQTWADTRKLERDFHYKPTTSLEEGITRFAQWYKEYYKNL, encoded by the coding sequence ATGTACATCTTCATTACAGGAACAGCAGGATTTATCGGTTCATTCCTGACAGAAGCGTTGACTTCTCGCGGACACCGGGTTTACGGTATTGATTCCATCAACGATTATTATGATATCAATCTCAAAAAAGCCCGGTTGGAAAAATGCGGCATCTCTCAGCCTCAATACGGCCGGGAAATACGATCTGTGACATTACCGGGCTATATATTCCGGCAGATGGATCTGTGCGACAAAACACAATTGAACGAAATCCTGGCCAACAATCATTTCGACTGTATGATTAATCTGGCAGCCCAGGCAGGAGTCCGCTACAGTCTGAAGAATCCGGAAGCTTACATCCAAAGCAATATCTGCGGTTTCCTGAACCTGCTTGAAGGCTGTCGCAACCACAATTGCCCTCGCCTGATCTATGCCTCTTCCTCTTCGGTATATGGCAATTCACAAAATGTACCGTTCAACGAGGCTGAACAAGTCGATCACCCCGTAAGCATATACGCCGCTACTAAAAAAAGTAACGAACTGATGGCCTATACCTATTCTCACTTATACAAAATCCACACCATCGGCCTTCGTTTCTTCACGGTATACGGACCTTACGGACGTCCGGATATGGCACCCATCTTATTCGCCGGATCCATTGCTGCCAACCGTCCCATCCGGATTTTTAACAACGGAAAACTGGCCCGCGACTTCACCTACATCGACGACATCATTGAAGGTATTGTCAAAATTACAGAGCATCCGGAACAGGCAAGCGAAGACACGGCCGGTATCCCCGCAGTCATATACAACATCGGGCACGGTTCCTCCATGCAACTGATGGATTTTATCCACATCCTGGAACGAAACTTAGGCAAAGAAGCTCAAAAAGAATATGTCGGCATGCAGCCCGGCGATGTCTACCAAACCTGGGCCGATACCCGTAAATTGGAACGTGATTTTCATTATAAACCGACGACTTCCCTCGAAGAAGGCATTACCCGGTTTGCACAATGGTATAAAGAATATTATAAAAATCTATAA
- a CDS encoding helix-turn-helix domain-containing protein, with product MEKKKKQKKEKTPIEKYVIAQVRKKRKELNMTQAELNDSLGFGSGFVGQVESNKCPSKYNLNHLNKLAEIFDCSIRDFFPEKYLKKIGTDNS from the coding sequence ATGGAAAAGAAGAAAAAACAGAAAAAGGAAAAAACACCTATTGAAAAATACGTTATAGCACAAGTAAGAAAGAAACGCAAAGAACTCAATATGACACAAGCAGAACTTAACGATAGTTTGGGTTTTGGCTCAGGTTTCGTTGGTCAGGTAGAAAGTAATAAATGTCCGTCCAAATATAATTTGAATCACTTAAATAAACTTGCTGAAATTTTTGATTGTTCAATTCGGGATTTCTTTCCTGAAAAATACTTAAAAAAGATTGGCACTGATAATTCATAA
- the mobV gene encoding MobV family relaxase: MRALLTGSPEDMKRIQAEGKLDEWCNDNLKWLRDTFGKENVVSAVLHMDETTPHIHATLIPILTGERRKAKTEQPDGKRKYKKKDTTGNRLCADDVMTRVNLKAYQDTYAQSMQAYGLKRGIDGSEAKHITNSQYYRDLLNQSESIQADIKNLTEQREQAEKELSRIKGDIKTGELKNAVVSTTTKAVKRFNSLFDNKEITQKEQEIKALTNENNDLKKEISQLNNHIQKMEKDHKEETDKLNETLDKIYYLFPIIKEWLKIEELCRFIGFGKDMIKELTHRKPITFSGSLRSPEFNRHFNTENSTAKVEHAPEERGKLRLMIDGISDSEWFRNKRKEFLQMVGVKPKQTSKEEHGKRKGMKF, translated from the coding sequence ATCCGTGCATTACTGACAGGCAGCCCCGAAGATATGAAACGCATCCAGGCAGAGGGCAAACTTGATGAATGGTGTAACGATAATCTGAAATGGTTACGTGATACTTTCGGAAAGGAAAACGTTGTTTCCGCAGTCCTGCACATGGATGAAACAACACCCCATATACACGCTACCTTAATACCGATTCTTACGGGTGAAAGAAGAAAAGCCAAAACAGAACAGCCCGACGGAAAACGGAAATATAAAAAGAAAGACACCACCGGAAACCGTCTTTGTGCCGATGATGTGATGACACGTGTAAACCTGAAAGCCTATCAGGACACATACGCCCAAAGTATGCAAGCATATGGACTAAAAAGAGGAATTGACGGATCAGAAGCAAAGCATATCACTAACTCACAATATTACCGTGATTTATTAAATCAGTCTGAAAGTATTCAAGCAGACATTAAAAACCTGACAGAGCAACGGGAACAGGCAGAAAAGGAACTTTCACGAATCAAAGGGGATATTAAAACCGGAGAATTAAAAAACGCAGTTGTCAGCACCACGACAAAAGCAGTTAAACGTTTTAATTCATTATTTGATAACAAGGAGATAACGCAAAAGGAGCAGGAAATAAAAGCCCTCACAAATGAAAACAACGATCTGAAAAAAGAAATCAGCCAACTAAACAATCATATTCAGAAAATGGAGAAAGATCACAAAGAGGAAACCGACAAATTGAACGAGACATTAGATAAGATATACTATCTTTTCCCTATAATCAAGGAATGGCTTAAAATCGAAGAACTATGCCGTTTTATCGGGTTTGGTAAAGATATGATAAAGGAATTAACACACAGAAAGCCCATCACCTTTTCCGGCTCTCTTCGCTCTCCTGAATTTAACAGGCATTTTAACACGGAAAACTCCACCGCTAAAGTAGAACACGCCCCCGAAGAACGGGGAAAACTCCGGCTGATGATTGACGGGATTAGTGATTCTGAGTGGTTCAGGAATAAGCGCAAGGAGTTTTTACAAATGGTAGGAGTTAAGCCAAAACAAACTTCAAAGGAGGAACACGGGAAAAGAAAAGGAATGAAATTTTGA
- the mtaB gene encoding tRNA (N(6)-L-threonylcarbamoyladenosine(37)-C(2))-methylthiotransferase MtaB, with translation MILAGKKAAYITLGCKLNFSETSTIKHSLEEAGVTTVGEKDGADIFVINTCSVTDMAEHKGRQLIRKIIHHNPQACIVVVGCYAQLRAREILQIEGVDLVLSAADKFKVRHYLERYDEPATDDPHSCDIFKLSAFDLAYSFGDRTRSFLKIQDGCDYFCTYCTIPFARGKSRSATIPQVLQAARDIASKGIREVILTGVNTGDFGRETGETFYRLLQALEEVSEIERFRISSIEPNLLTEDIIAFIASSKRFMPHFHIPLQSGSNEVLRLMKRRYNRELFAEKVSLIRNLCPDAFIGVDVIAGMRGETDDYFEDACRFIETLDISRLHVFPYSERKGTKALDIPGSVPPQEKHRRVNALIRLSDRKLNAFQKRFEGQVRPVLFEDNNSRGYICGFTDNYIRIGLPYDKTLANRIIPVPLTPDIMREE, from the coding sequence ATGATTTTAGCAGGAAAAAAAGCAGCCTATATCACCCTCGGATGTAAACTGAATTTTTCGGAAACATCGACAATAAAACACAGCCTCGAAGAAGCAGGTGTCACCACGGTAGGGGAAAAAGACGGAGCAGACATCTTCGTCATCAACACCTGTAGCGTTACCGATATGGCCGAACACAAAGGCCGGCAACTGATCCGTAAAATCATCCATCACAACCCGCAAGCCTGTATTGTTGTGGTCGGTTGCTACGCCCAGTTACGAGCCCGCGAAATACTGCAAATCGAAGGTGTTGACCTGGTATTAAGTGCCGCCGATAAATTTAAAGTACGCCACTACCTCGAACGATACGATGAACCCGCGACAGACGATCCTCACTCTTGCGACATATTTAAACTCTCGGCTTTCGATCTGGCTTATTCCTTCGGCGACCGCACCCGTAGCTTTCTGAAAATACAGGATGGATGTGACTATTTTTGTACCTACTGTACGATCCCGTTTGCCCGGGGAAAAAGCCGTAGCGCAACAATCCCGCAAGTATTACAGGCTGCCCGGGACATCGCTTCCAAAGGCATACGTGAAGTGATTCTTACCGGTGTAAATACCGGAGACTTCGGACGTGAAACCGGAGAAACATTCTATCGGTTACTACAAGCCCTGGAAGAAGTATCGGAAATCGAACGTTTCCGGATCTCTTCCATCGAGCCCAATCTATTGACCGAAGATATCATCGCTTTTATCGCATCCTCAAAACGTTTTATGCCCCATTTTCATATTCCTTTACAATCCGGAAGCAATGAAGTGTTACGCCTGATGAAAAGACGCTATAACCGCGAACTCTTTGCAGAAAAAGTCTCCCTCATCCGCAATCTATGCCCTGACGCATTCATCGGTGTCGATGTCATTGCCGGAATGCGGGGCGAAACCGATGATTACTTTGAAGATGCCTGCCGATTCATTGAAACCCTGGATATTTCCAGATTGCATGTATTCCCTTATTCCGAGCGTAAAGGCACCAAAGCCCTTGATATCCCCGGCAGCGTCCCTCCCCAGGAAAAGCACCGCCGTGTAAACGCCCTGATCCGGCTATCCGATCGTAAACTTAATGCATTTCAAAAACGCTTCGAGGGACAGGTACGCCCCGTACTGTTCGAAGACAACAACTCCAGAGGATACATCTGCGGCTTTACGGACAACTATATCCGTATCGGACTCCCGTATGACAAAACATTGGCAAATCGTATCATCCCGGTCCCCCTTACCCCGGACATCATGAGAGAAGAATAA
- the lpxB gene encoding lipid-A-disaccharide synthase, with product MKYYIISGEASGDLHASNLIKGLKKNDPEAVFRGWGGDLMQEAGCTIVRHYKDTAIMGFLTVLKNLGKIKENIRLCCEDIADWKPDVLILVDYAGFNLRIARFAKAAGFKVFYYISPKLWAWNTGRVKKIKAYVDRMYVIFPFEEDFYRKYDYVVQYAGNPLVDAISERPWQEESFHDFVEVNGLSGKPIIALLAGSRAQELKHVLPKMLSMVKYFPEYEFVIAGAPSMKAEDYAPYMKGGGVPIVYGQTYRLLQQSRAALVTSGTATLETALLKIPEVVCYSGEGGAFSYFLFKLFVKVKYISLVNLVMGREVVKELLMQKLNEKNLLRELKAVVGEGPERSCMLADYDELEKRMGQSGASDRFAALMVHDLKCSRG from the coding sequence ATGAAATATTATATCATATCCGGGGAGGCATCGGGAGATTTACATGCTTCAAATCTGATCAAGGGATTGAAAAAGAACGATCCGGAAGCCGTATTCCGGGGATGGGGAGGAGATTTGATGCAGGAGGCCGGATGTACAATTGTGCGGCATTATAAGGATACGGCTATTATGGGGTTTCTTACCGTGTTAAAGAATTTAGGGAAAATAAAGGAAAATATCCGTTTGTGTTGTGAGGATATTGCGGACTGGAAGCCGGATGTATTGATTCTGGTCGACTATGCGGGATTTAATTTGCGTATTGCCAGGTTTGCCAAAGCTGCCGGTTTTAAAGTATTTTATTATATTTCGCCGAAGTTGTGGGCCTGGAATACAGGGCGTGTGAAAAAAATCAAGGCGTATGTCGACCGGATGTATGTTATTTTTCCTTTTGAGGAAGATTTTTACCGGAAGTACGATTACGTCGTGCAGTATGCCGGGAATCCTTTGGTGGATGCTATCAGCGAAAGACCTTGGCAGGAGGAGTCTTTTCATGATTTTGTAGAGGTAAACGGTTTATCCGGCAAGCCGATTATAGCTCTTTTGGCAGGTAGCCGTGCTCAGGAGTTGAAGCATGTATTACCGAAGATGTTATCGATGGTAAAGTATTTTCCGGAATATGAATTTGTGATTGCCGGAGCGCCTTCTATGAAGGCTGAGGATTACGCTCCTTATATGAAGGGTGGTGGTGTGCCGATCGTTTATGGGCAGACTTACCGTTTATTGCAACAATCCCGGGCGGCTTTAGTGACTTCCGGTACGGCAACTTTGGAAACGGCTTTGTTAAAGATACCGGAAGTGGTATGTTACAGCGGAGAAGGAGGGGCTTTCAGCTATTTTCTGTTCAAACTTTTTGTTAAGGTAAAGTACATTTCGCTGGTCAATCTGGTTATGGGACGAGAGGTGGTGAAAGAGTTGCTGATGCAAAAGTTGAACGAGAAAAATTTACTTCGGGAACTGAAGGCTGTTGTCGGGGAGGGACCGGAGCGGTCCTGTATGCTTGCCGATTACGATGAGTTGGAGAAGCGTATGGGGCAATCCGGAGCTTCTGATCGTTTTGCGGCTTTGATGGTACATGATTTGAAATGTAGCCGGGGATAG
- a CDS encoding TraB/GumN family protein, which produces MKKRLIFILAASVILTFQSNAQLLWKISGNGLEKPSYLFGTHHVAPIHICDSIAGFNEAFNSCKQLYGELELDDIQAVSKEIAKYTLLPQDSLLDKLYTPEEYKLIDEVVKKNMGVSADQLKMLKPVTISTQLSVIISMQAFNDFNPTLPLDAFLQKKAKEQGMSVKGFETSLFQAQILFGEPLPQQASALLKTIKHFDKMKPFIIEMCDVYMKQNLDSIFKLMQDPELSFTPEEMNRLVNNRNHNWSQQLKDILPQQPTFIVVGGGHLPGSNGLIELLRKQGFTVTPVE; this is translated from the coding sequence ATGAAAAAAAGATTGATATTCATTTTGGCCGCCTCAGTCATCCTTACTTTTCAAAGCAATGCCCAACTCCTTTGGAAGATATCTGGAAACGGACTGGAAAAGCCGTCTTATCTTTTCGGCACCCACCACGTAGCGCCTATTCATATTTGCGATAGCATCGCCGGTTTTAATGAAGCATTTAACAGCTGCAAACAACTATACGGCGAACTGGAACTGGATGATATACAAGCCGTATCAAAAGAAATTGCTAAATATACGCTGTTACCCCAAGACAGCCTGCTCGATAAATTATATACTCCGGAAGAATATAAACTGATAGATGAGGTAGTTAAAAAAAATATGGGCGTAAGTGCCGATCAACTGAAAATGCTGAAACCCGTCACCATATCGACCCAATTGTCTGTAATCATCAGTATGCAGGCTTTTAATGATTTTAATCCGACCTTACCATTGGATGCTTTCCTGCAAAAAAAAGCGAAAGAACAAGGCATGTCCGTAAAAGGATTTGAAACATCATTGTTTCAAGCCCAGATACTATTTGGCGAACCCCTGCCCCAACAAGCCAGTGCTTTACTGAAAACAATCAAACATTTCGACAAAATGAAACCTTTTATCATTGAAATGTGTGATGTGTATATGAAACAAAATCTGGACAGCATATTTAAGCTAATGCAAGATCCGGAATTAAGTTTTACTCCGGAAGAAATGAACAGATTGGTTAATAACAGGAATCACAACTGGAGCCAACAATTAAAAGATATTCTCCCGCAGCAACCCACCTTTATTGTGGTCGGAGGCGGACATCTTCCCGGTAGCAACGGGCTGATCGAATTGTTACGTAAGCAAGGTTTTACTGTCACTCCTGTCGAATAG